A region of the Chryseobacterium gotjawalense genome:
GATTCTACCGCATTTTTAGATCTGAAAAAATACGAAGCCAACGAACTCGAATTCACTTCTCAATCAAAAACGCCGCAATTAGCCATATTCTCGGAAATTTATTATCCGAAAGGTTGGAAAATGTTTGTTGATGAAAAAGAAGTTCCTTATATCAAAGCAGATTATTTGCTGAGAGCAGTGTATGTTCCTGCCGGAAAACATACGATAAAAATGATTTTCGCACCGGAAGTAATCGCAAAAGGAAAAGTCATTTCGATGATTGCGTTTGGATTATTTTTATTGTTGAGCGGCCTGGGAGTTTATTTCATTTACCGCAAAAGAGACAAAAGAAATTTTTTAAATATGAAGGAGTTCAAAAGATAGAAAAAGGCAATGATAACTCAGAAATACATAACAGATCTAACTTATAGGATTAATGGAGCTTGCATTGAAGTTCATAAACTCCTAGGTTCTGGACTGTCTGAAATTGTGTATCATAAAGCTTTGGAAAAAGAATTTCAATTGAGAGAAATGAGTTATCAGTCTGAATTTAAAATTCCTGTTGTCTATAAAGGAGAAAATTTAGATTGCGACTTTAAATGTGATTTTTTGATTGAAAATTTGATCATTCTCGAAATTAAATCTGTTGCGGCCATTTTAGATATTCATAAATCTCAGGTTTTAAATTACATGAATTTATTAAAAGTTCCAAAAGGTATTCTTGTAAATTTTAATGTTAAAAATTTGTATCATTTTGGTCAAGAGACTTTTATCAATAAATATTTTGATCAATATGATTGAAATTTAAACAAAATTATTTTCGTGAATGAATTCGATTTCTCCGCTTTTGCAATCTTTTGAATTTCTGAAAATTAACTATTATCTTTTGTTTCTTTTGCGGTTAAAAACTCTTTTAAAGTAAAAAAAATGGATCAAATAATCAATGAAATCTCCTAAGAAAATATTAATCATTACCTATTATTGGCCGCCAGCCGGTGGGCCGGGTGTTCAGCGGTGGTTGAAATTCGTGAAATATCTACCCGAATTCGGCTGGAAACCCACCGTTTTTATTCCCCAAAATCCGAGTTATCCGATTATTGACGAAACTTTGGAAAATGAAGTTTCAGAAGATTTAGAAATCATTAAAACCAAAATTTGGGAACCTTACCAGATCGCCGAATTTTTCGGGAAAGACAATAAGAAATTCAAAGCTGGACAATTTGATGTCGGCGAAAATCAAAGTTGGAAATCGAAACTTTCAATTTGGGTTCGTGGTAATTTTTTCATTCCAGATGCGCGCGTTTTTTGGGTGAAACCTTCTGTGAAATTTCTAAAAGAATATTTAAAGGAAAATCGCTTTGATGCCTTTGTTACAACGGGTCCGCCGCATTCTATGCATCTGATTGGTTTAGAATTAAAGAAAGAATTTCCTCAATTAAAATGGATTGCAGATTTTCGTGATCCGTGGACAGAAATTTCTTATTATAAGCATTTAAAACTTACGAAATCTGCCGATCAGAAACATAGAAACCTCGAACAGCAGGTTTTTGAAAAGGCGGATATTACTTTAGCGACGAGTTTCTCCGATGCAGAAAATTTCAGGCAAAATGGAGCCAACGCATTTTGTATTACCAATGGTTTTGATCGGAACGTTTCGGTCGCCGAGCGGAGCCGAAGTGACCACAGAAAAAAATTCACTCTAAGTTATATCGGGGTTCTGGAACAGCTGCGGAATCCTAATGTTTTATGGAAAGTTTTAAACGAATTGGTTTCCGAAAACCAAGATTTTAGAAATAATTTTCAGATAAAATTTGTCGGTAGAATTGATGATAAAATTTTAACTGAAATCGAACAGTCGGAACTGAAAGATTCAATAAATAATTTAGGTTATCTTTCTCATTCAGAAGCAAATGCGGAAATGAACGAGTCGGATTTATTATTGATTACCAATTTCCCGGATGAAAGTTCGAAAGGAATTATTCCCGGAAAAATTTTCGAATATTTGGCGACCGGAAAACAGATTCTTTCATTCGGTCCGAAAGAAAGTGATGTGAAGAAAATTTTAAGTGAAACCAACGCTGGAAAACATTTTTCTTACAATGATGAATCAGCATTAAAAGTGTTTTTGTTGCAACAGTTCGAAGCTTGGAAATCAGGAAAGTCAGATTCGCAAACGTACAATATCGAACAATTCTCCCGAAAAAATTTGACTCAAAAACTGACGGAACTTTTGTGAGTTTTCCCATTAGGTTCAATGAAATTTGGTAAAAGTAAAGTCGGACAAATGCCCGACTTTATCATTTAATTTAAAACTTTCCCGGCCAAATTTTTAAAGGGAAATTACAACGTTT
Encoded here:
- a CDS encoding glycosyltransferase family protein gives rise to the protein MKSPKKILIITYYWPPAGGPGVQRWLKFVKYLPEFGWKPTVFIPQNPSYPIIDETLENEVSEDLEIIKTKIWEPYQIAEFFGKDNKKFKAGQFDVGENQSWKSKLSIWVRGNFFIPDARVFWVKPSVKFLKEYLKENRFDAFVTTGPPHSMHLIGLELKKEFPQLKWIADFRDPWTEISYYKHLKLTKSADQKHRNLEQQVFEKADITLATSFSDAENFRQNGANAFCITNGFDRNVSVAERSRSDHRKKFTLSYIGVLEQLRNPNVLWKVLNELVSENQDFRNNFQIKFVGRIDDKILTEIEQSELKDSINNLGYLSHSEANAEMNESDLLLITNFPDESSKGIIPGKIFEYLATGKQILSFGPKESDVKKILSETNAGKHFSYNDESALKVFLLQQFEAWKSGKSDSQTYNIEQFSRKNLTQKLTELL
- a CDS encoding GxxExxY protein; amino-acid sequence: MITQKYITDLTYRINGACIEVHKLLGSGLSEIVYHKALEKEFQLREMSYQSEFKIPVVYKGENLDCDFKCDFLIENLIILEIKSVAAILDIHKSQVLNYMNLLKVPKGILVNFNVKNLYHFGQETFINKYFDQYD